Proteins co-encoded in one Gadus morhua chromosome 6, gadMor3.0, whole genome shotgun sequence genomic window:
- the LOC115545199 gene encoding arrestin domain-containing protein 3 — MLTIKDFTLTYDALNEENTFSEGDTLTGTVTKCMEKDTKVKSFFVKFKGDANVHWSEECGEDDHSYNAHRRYFKLKQFLIPKNTKDTEISKGYHSYKFSFKIPSGSMPSSFHGNYGKIVYRLEAKLSRSWRLDSCVKQEINFASKAIPNLSHLMTRQVGQMDKDIGIFSKGSVHMEAFVESGVYAPGQTLVVTVKVKNTSSKDMTPKFSLKQNVTFHAQGHRNYSGSEICKLVGEVIEKKSEKTITCALKIPPDQILSIQNCEILSVEHQFKVYLDISLASDPEIKFPLVIAPSGFMLNPGPGGMNQPYPPVAYGGPSNSDFPPPAACFQPAPHQQAYGPSVPFGPQAAFGPQAAFGPQAGYGPQAGYGPQAAFGPQAAFGPQAASGPPAAWGPGPAAPGVMGAAYYQPVPQTVSPYGPPAQPSSHAPVLHPPPPPRGPVPPPAAPGALPSAPTIDPDQYAPPSFASYYSTPTYSMPPQMPGMGTDFLSQQNEEPPSYLSMFPPATNDKPPK, encoded by the exons ATGCTTACAATAAAGGATTTTACGTTGACTTACGATGCACTTAACGAGGAAAATACGTTTTCCGAGGGAGACACTTTGACTGGCACAGTGACTAAGTGCATGGAAAAAGATACGAAAGTTAAATCCTTTTTCGTCAAATTTAAAGGCGACGCAAATGTGCATTGGAGCGAAGAGTGTGGTGAAGACGATCACAGTTATAATGCACACAGGAGGTACTTCAAACTTAAACAATTTTTGATTCCTAAAAACACTAAAG ACACGGAAATCTCCAAGGGATATCACTCCTATAAATTCAGCTTCAAAATTCCATCCGG GAGTATGCCCTCATCCTTTCACGGGAATTATGGTAAGATCGTCTACAGACTGGAAGCCAAGCTTTCAAGGAGCTGGAGGTTGGACAGTTGTGTAAAACAGGAGATCAACTTTGCATCGAAGGCCATTCCAAACCTCAGCCACCTGATG ACCCGCCAGGTTGGCCAAATGGACAAAGACATAGGAATCTTCTCAAAAGGATCCGTACACATGGAGGCGTTTGTGGAGAGCGGAGTCTACGCCCCGG GTCAAACTTTGGTAGTTACTGttaaagtcaaaaacacatccTCAAAAGACATGACCCCGAAGTTCTCTTTGAAGCAGAATGTGACGTTCCATGCGCAAGGCCATAGAAACTACAGTGGTAGTGAAATCTGTAAGTTAGTTGGGGAGGTTATTGAGAAGAAAAGTGAAAAAACAATCACTTGTGCATTGAAGATCCCTCCTGACCAGATCCTATCCATCCAGAACTGTGAAATCCTTTCAGTTGAACATCAATTTAAG GTGTACTTGGACATCAGCTTGGCCTCAGACCCAGAGATCAAGTTTCCACTGGTCATTGCCCCTTCCGGCTTCATGTTAAACCCAGGGCCCGGGGGAATGAACCAGCCGTACCCCCCTGTAGCATATGGGGGCCCAAGCAACAGCGACttccctccccccgccgcctGCTTTCAGCCAGCTCCGCATCAGCAGGCCTATGGTCCCTCAGTACCCTTCGGGCCCCAAGCAGCCTTCGGCCCCCAAGCAGCCTTCGGGCCCCAAGCAGGCTACGGGCCTCAAGCAGGCTATGGGCCTCAAGCAGCCTTCGGCCCCCAAGCAGCCTTCGGCCCCCAAGCAGCCTCCGGGCCCCCAGCAGCATGGGGCCCGGGCCCCGCTGCGCCCGGTGTCATGGGAGCAGCTTACTACCAGCCCGTGCCACAGACCGTGTCTCCGTATGGACCCCCGGCCCAGCCCTCGTCGCACGCCCCCgtgctccaccctcctcctcctccaagggGCCCGGTTCCTCCACCGGCGGCTCCGGGGGCTCTGCCCTCTGCGCCGACGATCGACCCTGACCAGTACGCCCCACCGTCATTCGCCTCCTACTACAGCACCCCCACGTATAGCATGCCGCCGCAAATGCCGGGGATGGGCACCGATTTTCTATCCCAACAAAATGAAGAACCTCCTTCGTATCTGTCTATGTTCCCCCCGGCAACCAACGATAAACCGCCAAAATAA
- the LOC115545200 gene encoding arrestin domain-containing protein 3: MPTIKDLTLTYDALNEEKTFSEGDTLTGTVTMCLEKDTKVESFFVKLKGDANVHWSEKRGEHNHSYNAHRRYFKLKQFLIPENTKDTEISKGYHSYKFSFKIPSGSMPSSFHGYYGKIIYRLEAKLSRSWKLDSCVKQEINFASKAIPNLSHLMTRQVGQMDKDIGIFSKGSVHMEAFMESGVYAPGQTVAVTVKVKNTSSKDMTPKFSLKQNVTFHAQGRRKYSGSEICKLVGEVIEKKSEKTITCALKIPPDTILSIQNCEILSVEHQFKVYLDISFASDPELKFPLVIAPSGFMLNPGPGGMNQPYPPVAYGGPSNSDFPPPAACFQPAPHQQAYGPSVPFGPQAAFGPQAAFGPQAGYGPQAGYGPQAASGPPAAWGPGPAAPGVMGAAYYQPVPQNVSPYGPPAQPSSHAPVLHPPPPPRGPVPPPAAPGALPSAPTFDPAQYAPPSFASCYNTPTYSMPPQMPGMGTDFLSQQNEEPPSYLSMFPPATNDKPPK; the protein is encoded by the exons ATGCCTACAATAAAGGATTTAACGTTGACTTACGATGCACTTAACGAGGAAAAGACGTTTTCCGAGGGAGACACTTTAACGGGCACAGTGACGATGTGCCTGGAAAAAGATACGAAAGTTGAATCCTTTTTCGTCAAACTTAAAGGCGACGCAAATGTGCATTGGAGCGAAAAGCGTGGTGAACACAATCACAGTTATAATGCACACAGGAGGTACTTCAAACTTAAACAATTTTTGATTCCTGAAAACACTAAAG ACACTGAAATCTCCAAGGGATATCACTCCTATAAATTCAGCTTCAAAATTCCATCCGG GAGTATGCCCTCATCCTTTCACGGGTATTATGGTAAGATCATCTACAGACTAGAAGCCAAGCTTTCAAGGAGCTGGAAGTTGGACAGTTGTGTAAAGCAGGAGATCAACTTTGCATCGAAGGCCATTCCAAACCTCAGCCACCTGATG ACCCGCCAGGTTGGCCAAATGGACAAAGACATAGGAATCTTCTCAAAAGGATCCGTACACATGGAGGCGTTTATGGAGAGCGGAGTCTACGCCCCGG GTCAAACTGTGGCAGTTACTGttaaagtcaaaaacacatccTCAAAAGACATGACCCCCAAGTTCTCTTTGAAGCAGAATGTTACGTTCCATGCGCAAGGCCGTAGAAAGTACAGTGGTAGTGAAATCTGTAAATTAGTTGGGGAGGTTATTGAGAAGAAAAGTGAAAAAACAATCACTTGTGCATTGAAGATCCCTCCTGACACGATCCTATCCATCCAGAACTGTGAAATCCTTTCAGTTGAACATCAATTTAAG GTGTACTTGGACATCAGCTTTGCCTCAGACCCAGAGCTCAAGTTTCCACTGGTCATTGCCCCTTCCGGCTTCATGTTAAACCCAGGGCCCGGGGGAATGAACCAGCCGTACCCCCCTGTAGCATACGGGGGCCCAAGCAACAGCGACttccctccccccgccgcctGCTTTCAGCCAGCTCCGCATCAGCAGGCCTATGGTCCCTCAGTACCCTTCGGCCCCCAAGCAGCCTTCGGGCCCCAAGCAGCCTTCGGGCCCCAAGCAGGCTACGGGCCTCAAGCAGGCTATGGGCCTCAAGCAGCCTCCGGGCCCCCAGCAGCATGGGGCCCGGGCCCCGCTGCGCCCGGTGTCATGGGAGCAGCTTACTACCAGCCCGTGCCACAGAACGTGTCTCCGTATGGACCCCCGGCCCAGCCCTCGTCGCACGCCCCCgtgctccaccctcctcctcctccaagggGCCCGGTTCCTCCACCGGCGGCTCCGGGGGCTCTGCCCTCTGCGCCGACGTTCGACCCTGCACAGTACGCCCCGCCGTCATTCGCCTCCTGCTACAACACCCCCACGTATAGCATGCCGCCGCAAATGCCGGGGATGGGCACCGATTTTCTATCCCAACAAAATGAAGAACCTCCTTCGTATCTGTCTATGTTCCCCCCGGCAACCAACGATAAACCGCCAAAATAA